A genomic window from Luteolibacter sp. LG18 includes:
- a CDS encoding acyl carrier protein: MSDKSIEDRVKDIIVDQLGVSADQVTLEAKFIEDLGADSLDTVELVMAFEEEFEIEVPDEEAEKLQSVGDVVTYVTAQQG, translated from the coding sequence ATGTCTGACAAAAGCATTGAAGACCGCGTGAAGGACATCATCGTCGACCAGCTCGGTGTGAGCGCCGACCAGGTGACCCTTGAAGCCAAGTTCATCGAGGATCTCGGTGCCGATTCGCTCGATACCGTCGAGCTCGTGATGGCTTTCGAAGAAGAGTTCGAAATCGAAGTTCCGGACGAAGAAGCCGAGAAGCTCCAGTCCGTGGGCGACGTTGTGACCTACGTCACCGCCCAGCAGGGTTGA
- the thiH gene encoding 2-iminoacetate synthase ThiH, giving the protein MGFSERFPELLERPTPLMRRFADMIEPVSDAVLEQMARRSQVLTRRHFGRTMRLFAPLYVSNECVNNCSYCGFSRDNPILRTTLTIDQVVREAKHLHGLGFRNVLLVAGEHPKFVSEGYLQACLDALKPFIPTLALEIGPMEDDQYSEVVQHGAEGLVVYQETYHRETYQKLHTAGPKKNFDWRLDCPERAYAGGFRRIGIGALFGLADWKFEALALAAHLEHLYKHCWKANFTIAFPRMRPYAGNYEYQTDDRLLLGDRQLVQLMTVFRQLFPQVGIVVSTREAPAFRDAVAGLGTTHMSAGARTEPGGYTGAGHDDVHLTVKGRRVELERKSGCEKATEQFQIHDNRTPSEVATALRSQGLDPVWKDWDESILSAPQEALATV; this is encoded by the coding sequence ATGGGCTTTTCCGAACGTTTTCCCGAACTCCTCGAGCGACCGACCCCGCTGATGCGCCGGTTCGCGGACATGATCGAGCCCGTCTCCGACGCCGTGCTCGAGCAAATGGCGCGCCGCAGCCAGGTGCTGACACGCCGCCATTTCGGCCGGACCATGCGCCTGTTCGCCCCGCTCTACGTCTCGAACGAGTGCGTGAACAACTGCTCCTACTGCGGCTTTTCCCGGGACAATCCGATCCTCCGCACCACCCTGACCATCGATCAGGTCGTCCGTGAGGCCAAGCACCTCCACGGCCTCGGCTTCCGCAATGTCCTGCTGGTGGCCGGCGAGCACCCGAAATTCGTCTCCGAGGGCTACCTCCAGGCCTGCCTGGACGCCCTCAAGCCCTTCATCCCCACCCTCGCGCTGGAAATCGGTCCGATGGAGGACGACCAGTACTCCGAAGTCGTCCAGCACGGGGCCGAGGGGCTGGTGGTCTATCAGGAAACCTACCACCGCGAGACCTACCAGAAGCTCCACACCGCCGGACCGAAGAAGAACTTCGACTGGCGGCTGGACTGCCCGGAGCGCGCCTACGCGGGCGGCTTCCGCCGGATTGGCATCGGCGCGCTGTTCGGGCTGGCCGACTGGAAATTCGAGGCCCTCGCCCTGGCCGCCCACCTCGAGCACCTCTACAAGCACTGTTGGAAAGCCAATTTCACCATCGCCTTCCCACGGATGCGCCCCTACGCCGGGAACTACGAGTACCAGACCGATGACCGCCTGCTGCTTGGCGACCGCCAGTTGGTCCAACTCATGACCGTTTTCCGGCAGCTTTTCCCGCAGGTCGGCATCGTCGTTTCCACCCGCGAGGCCCCCGCCTTCCGCGACGCCGTCGCCGGGCTCGGCACCACCCACATGTCCGCCGGGGCCCGCACCGAACCGGGCGGCTACACCGGTGCCGGCCATGACGACGTCCACCTGACCGTCAAAGGCCGCCGCGTGGAGCTGGAGCGCAAGAGCGGTTGCGAAAAGGCCACCGAGCAATTCCAGATCCACGACAACCGCACTCCATCCGAGGTCGCCACGGCATTGCGCTCCCAGGGGCTGGACCCGGTCTGGAAGGATTGGGACGAGTCGATTCTTTCCGCTCCACAAGAGGCCCTCGCCACGGTCTAA
- the dprA gene encoding DNA-processing protein DprA, giving the protein MTDTEALVALNLLPKIGPVRVRRLLEFFGTPAAILGAPKDKLVRVDGIGEETSSILHRWQDHADPVAEIAEAKQRGISIVTQDAPDYPAPLQEAYDPPLLLYVWGKIEDRDRHAIGIVGSRRATPYGRNVTKKLSFQLAGAGFTIVSGLARGIDTTAHEGALAAQGRTIAVIGSGLAKLYPPENLGLAEKIADGNGAVVSEFPLHTSPDRQTFPMRNRIVAAWSKAVLVTECPSRSGSLITANLASEYGKTIYAVPGSIDSPMSMGCHELIRDGATLVFDGGQILDDLGGLSFNRAPARQEPTPADLPPLPEEEARVFAVIRHEDQPVDRIIDASGLPAPVVTATLMKLEMKRLVRCLPGFRYSLR; this is encoded by the coding sequence ATGACCGATACCGAAGCCCTCGTCGCCCTGAACCTCCTGCCGAAGATCGGCCCGGTGCGGGTGCGGCGGTTGCTGGAATTTTTCGGCACCCCTGCGGCCATCCTCGGCGCGCCGAAGGACAAGCTGGTCCGCGTCGACGGCATCGGCGAGGAAACCTCCTCCATCCTCCACCGCTGGCAGGATCACGCCGATCCGGTGGCGGAAATCGCGGAGGCGAAGCAGCGCGGCATCTCCATCGTCACCCAGGACGCCCCCGATTACCCGGCCCCGCTGCAGGAGGCCTACGATCCGCCGCTGCTCCTCTACGTGTGGGGGAAAATCGAAGACCGCGACCGCCACGCCATCGGCATCGTCGGTTCCCGCCGCGCCACCCCCTACGGGCGGAACGTGACGAAGAAGCTCTCGTTCCAGCTCGCCGGCGCCGGATTCACCATCGTCTCCGGGCTGGCCCGCGGCATCGACACCACCGCCCATGAGGGCGCGCTGGCGGCGCAGGGCCGCACCATCGCCGTGATCGGCTCGGGCCTCGCCAAGCTCTATCCACCGGAAAACCTCGGCCTCGCCGAGAAAATCGCCGATGGCAACGGGGCCGTCGTTTCCGAATTCCCGCTCCACACCTCCCCGGACCGCCAGACCTTCCCGATGCGGAACCGGATCGTCGCCGCGTGGTCAAAGGCCGTACTGGTCACCGAGTGCCCGTCCCGTTCCGGCTCCCTGATCACCGCCAATCTCGCCTCTGAATACGGGAAAACCATCTACGCCGTGCCCGGTTCGATCGATTCCCCGATGTCGATGGGCTGCCACGAGCTGATCCGGGACGGAGCCACCCTCGTCTTCGATGGCGGCCAGATCCTCGACGATCTCGGCGGCCTGTCCTTCAACCGAGCTCCCGCCCGCCAGGAACCCACGCCCGCCGACCTCCCGCCGCTGCCGGAGGAGGAAGCCCGGGTCTTCGCCGTGATCCGCCACGAGGACCAGCCGGTGGACCGCATCATCGACGCCTCCGGCCTGCCCGCCCCGGTGGTCACCGCCACCCTGATGAAGCTGGAAATGAAGCGTCTGGTACGCTGCCTGCCGGGATTCCGGTATAGCCTGCGATGA
- a CDS encoding transposase: protein MADALPAEVVQRWKQELEHEQASLGPRASRLALEKQRSEASEDQKPCESGHSRSQPGFSAEKILRERIARYEDAGHGACLLQGESAEIVQNALLHHDAQRYRLLEWCIMPNHVHVMIHTIPGMPLGKIVATWKTFSARAINARLSRDGQLWAKDYHDRYIRDNDHAALARAYIRNNPVKAGLCSEPDEWPWGSSWRASGE from the coding sequence TTGGCAGATGCCCTTCCAGCCGAAGTCGTGCAGCGGTGGAAACAAGAGCTTGAACACGAACAAGCCTCACTGGGACCGCGAGCGTCCCGGCTCGCTCTGGAAAAGCAGCGAAGCGAAGCTTCGGAAGACCAGAAGCCATGCGAGTCGGGACACTCGCGATCCCAGCCCGGCTTCTCCGCGGAAAAAATCCTCCGGGAACGGATCGCACGCTATGAAGATGCCGGGCACGGAGCCTGTCTGCTTCAGGGCGAATCCGCCGAAATTGTCCAAAACGCCCTGCTCCATCACGACGCCCAGCGTTACCGGCTCTTGGAATGGTGCATCATGCCAAACCATGTCCATGTCATGATCCACACGATTCCCGGCATGCCGCTCGGGAAAATCGTGGCGACTTGGAAAACCTTCTCGGCCCGGGCCATCAATGCCCGCCTTTCCCGCGACGGCCAGCTTTGGGCCAAGGACTACCACGACCGATACATCCGGGACAACGACCATGCGGCCCTGGCCCGCGCCTACATCCGAAACAATCCCGTCAAAGCGGGTTTGTGCTCCGAGCCGGACGAATGGCCTTGGGGCAGCAGTTGGCGGGCTTCCGGAGAATGA
- the topB gene encoding DNA topoisomerase III: MGKTLIIAEKPSVMTDLSRALAKPLGKFDKHGSGRDVFFENDNAVITSAVGHLVELRMPMGPNGKKLPWKFDVLPAIPDRFELDPIPDSEARLKQVLKLAKRKDVDNIVNACDAGREGELIFRYIMDIGGVKKPVQRLWMQSMTNDSIIAAWDKLRSDEEMQPLADAAKCRSESDWLVGLNSTRALTCFRSRHGGFNITAAGRVQTPTLAILASREAEIQAFKPSPYWEVIASFQIANGDYEGKWTEEGWKKDETNPHGRADRLWTAELAQTIRDRCDGKTGRIEEEKKAQSQIAPQLYDLTTLQREAPFSAKQTLSIAQALYEKHKMITYPRTDSRYLPEDYTGAVRETMGDVAASDLPQADYARAVLEGKDENGPRLVKSRRVFDSKKVSDHFAIIPTGKFAKLSDAEQKLYDMIVKRFIAVFYPSAEYEVTKRATKIEHGDLTDTFRTEGRVLIKPGWLEVYGRRPGVASGKDELVAAKPGESALAEEVRVESLETKPPARYTESTLLSAMEGAGKLVDDEALREAMSERGLGTPATRAAIIEGLIAQKYMARDGRELHVTPNGMRLIEIVQEMGIKGLSSPSLTGDWEFKLRQMEHGLLKREEFMNEIMSYTQEIVAKARHLADEIKNKPFPDLDVACPKCGAKPLKQTDATYECRELDCGFKAKKHIAGRTLTEEEAKILFSTKFLPKIDGFKSKFNKPFEAALELDDKFKVNFVFEKSDADEPAELSEEQVIGSLTLPDGRTTKVYEAEKAWHLPEIVTKKDANGIRIGRTILQRPITREEVLLLLSQGKTGLLRGFVSNRTKRKFDAMLTFEADTGKIGFEFEPRAKKTAKTES, from the coding sequence ATGGGCAAAACTCTCATCATCGCCGAGAAACCGAGTGTCATGACCGACCTCAGCCGGGCGCTGGCCAAGCCGCTCGGGAAGTTCGACAAGCACGGTTCCGGGCGAGACGTCTTTTTCGAAAACGACAACGCCGTCATCACCTCCGCCGTCGGCCATCTGGTCGAGTTGCGGATGCCGATGGGCCCGAATGGCAAGAAACTGCCATGGAAGTTCGACGTGCTGCCCGCGATCCCGGACCGCTTCGAACTCGATCCGATCCCGGATTCCGAAGCCCGCCTCAAGCAGGTGCTGAAGCTGGCGAAGCGCAAGGACGTCGACAACATCGTCAACGCCTGCGACGCCGGCCGCGAGGGCGAGCTGATTTTCCGCTACATCATGGACATCGGCGGCGTCAAAAAGCCGGTCCAGCGGCTATGGATGCAGTCGATGACCAATGACTCGATCATCGCCGCGTGGGACAAACTCCGCAGCGACGAGGAAATGCAGCCGCTGGCGGATGCCGCGAAGTGCCGCTCCGAGTCCGACTGGCTTGTGGGCCTCAATTCCACCCGCGCCCTGACCTGTTTCCGCTCCCGCCACGGTGGCTTCAATATCACCGCCGCCGGTCGCGTCCAAACGCCGACGCTGGCCATCCTCGCTTCCCGCGAGGCTGAGATCCAAGCCTTCAAACCCTCGCCCTACTGGGAAGTCATCGCGTCCTTCCAGATCGCCAACGGCGACTACGAGGGCAAGTGGACCGAGGAAGGCTGGAAGAAGGACGAAACCAATCCCCACGGCCGCGCCGACCGCCTGTGGACCGCGGAGCTGGCCCAGACCATACGCGACCGCTGCGACGGCAAGACCGGCCGCATCGAGGAAGAGAAAAAGGCGCAGTCCCAGATCGCGCCGCAGCTCTACGACCTCACCACCCTCCAGCGCGAGGCCCCGTTCTCCGCGAAGCAGACGCTCTCGATCGCCCAGGCGCTCTACGAGAAGCACAAGATGATCACCTACCCGCGAACCGACTCGCGCTACCTGCCGGAGGACTACACCGGCGCCGTGCGCGAGACGATGGGGGACGTGGCCGCCAGCGACCTGCCGCAGGCCGACTACGCCCGCGCCGTGCTGGAAGGGAAGGATGAGAACGGCCCGCGCCTCGTGAAGAGCCGCCGCGTGTTCGACAGCAAGAAGGTCTCCGACCACTTTGCCATCATTCCGACCGGCAAGTTCGCCAAGCTCTCCGACGCCGAGCAGAAGCTTTACGACATGATCGTGAAGCGCTTCATCGCCGTCTTCTACCCCTCCGCCGAATACGAGGTCACCAAGCGCGCGACCAAGATCGAGCACGGCGACCTCACCGACACCTTCCGCACCGAAGGCCGCGTGCTGATCAAGCCCGGCTGGCTGGAAGTCTACGGCCGCCGCCCGGGCGTCGCCTCCGGCAAGGACGAACTCGTGGCCGCGAAGCCCGGTGAATCCGCGCTGGCCGAGGAGGTCCGCGTCGAGTCGCTCGAAACCAAGCCCCCGGCCCGCTACACCGAATCCACCCTGCTCTCCGCCATGGAAGGCGCGGGCAAGCTCGTCGACGACGAAGCGCTGCGCGAGGCCATGTCCGAGCGCGGTCTCGGCACCCCGGCCACCCGCGCCGCGATCATCGAAGGGCTCATCGCCCAGAAATACATGGCCCGCGATGGCCGTGAGCTGCACGTCACCCCGAATGGCATGCGCCTGATCGAGATCGTCCAGGAAATGGGCATCAAGGGGCTCTCCTCGCCATCCCTCACCGGTGACTGGGAATTCAAGCTCCGCCAGATGGAGCACGGCCTACTCAAGCGCGAGGAGTTCATGAACGAGATCATGTCCTACACCCAGGAGATCGTGGCGAAAGCCCGTCACCTGGCGGACGAGATCAAGAACAAGCCCTTCCCGGATCTCGACGTGGCTTGCCCGAAGTGCGGGGCCAAGCCGCTGAAGCAGACCGACGCCACCTACGAATGCCGCGAACTGGATTGCGGCTTCAAGGCGAAGAAGCACATCGCCGGCCGCACCCTCACTGAGGAGGAGGCGAAGATCCTCTTCTCCACCAAGTTCCTGCCGAAGATCGACGGCTTTAAATCGAAGTTCAACAAGCCCTTCGAGGCGGCTCTGGAGCTCGACGACAAGTTCAAGGTGAACTTCGTCTTCGAGAAGTCCGACGCCGACGAACCGGCCGAACTCAGCGAGGAGCAGGTCATCGGCTCGTTGACTCTGCCGGACGGCCGCACCACCAAGGTCTACGAAGCCGAGAAGGCCTGGCACCTGCCCGAAATCGTCACCAAAAAGGACGCGAACGGCATCCGCATCGGCCGCACCATTCTCCAGCGCCCGATCACCCGGGAGGAGGTCCTGCTGCTGCTCAGCCAGGGCAAGACCGGCCTGCTGCGCGGCTTCGTCTCCAACCGGACCAAGCGCAAGTTCGACGCGATGCTCACCTTCGAGGCGGACACCGGCAAGATCGGGTTCGAGTTCGAACCGCGGGCCAAGAAAACCGCGAAGACTGAATCCTGA
- a CDS encoding M50 family metallopeptidase, with protein sequence MFRFTLFGVPVEIQPWFWVGTAIFGGGIGARTPAQILDVLIFMIVAAISVLVHEFGHALVGRRVGGGSASISLHAFGGLAFSQGGRFTRMGHFWRVAAGPGAGFSLFLLTALALIVAFGFQSGTNLIVYLTFHQFPDFLSPSAIAFAKAETRVEVVHQFLRINFWWSLINLAPVLPLDGGRITDLFVTPQRRVYQIGLVAGIAVAAFGWFGFRSTLMALMFGYFAYQNYQMMNQVRWR encoded by the coding sequence ATGTTCCGCTTCACCCTGTTCGGCGTTCCGGTTGAGATCCAACCTTGGTTCTGGGTCGGAACCGCCATCTTCGGCGGCGGGATCGGCGCGAGAACACCCGCACAGATCCTCGACGTCTTGATTTTCATGATCGTGGCCGCCATCTCGGTGCTCGTGCATGAATTCGGGCATGCGCTGGTGGGCCGCCGTGTGGGTGGAGGTTCCGCCTCGATCTCCCTCCATGCCTTCGGCGGACTGGCCTTCAGCCAGGGCGGCCGCTTCACCCGCATGGGCCACTTCTGGCGCGTGGCCGCCGGTCCCGGAGCGGGCTTCAGCCTTTTCCTCCTGACCGCCCTAGCGCTAATCGTAGCCTTCGGATTCCAGAGCGGCACCAATCTCATCGTCTACCTCACGTTCCATCAGTTCCCTGATTTTCTTTCACCCTCGGCAATCGCATTCGCGAAGGCTGAAACCCGGGTCGAGGTGGTCCACCAGTTCCTCCGGATCAATTTCTGGTGGAGCCTGATCAACCTCGCACCCGTGCTGCCTCTCGATGGCGGACGCATCACCGACCTCTTTGTCACCCCTCAGCGCCGTGTCTATCAGATCGGGCTGGTGGCGGGCATCGCCGTGGCGGCATTTGGCTGGTTTGGCTTCCGCAGCACCCTGATGGCCCTGATGTTCGGCTATTTCGCCTATCAGAACTATCAGATGATGAACCAGGTGCGCTGGCGCTGA
- a CDS encoding sulfite exporter TauE/SafE family protein codes for MPHLSPAGYVLAVVAALCIGLSKSGFSGISLVSVVLFAELYEAKNSVGLALPLLIAADLMAYPAFRKHGSWKPVWGLLLPTLVGLLIGCVVLHHMDDHQLRRAIGVSILAMVAVQSSRRLSPEVYDRWAHSRGCGTFAGLAGGFSTMLANAAGPVIQLYLLARRVPKMELIGTGARFFLLVNLIKVPLNAQLATITTESLLENAKLVPAVAIGVFGGRRLIRLVPQRAFEWMVVGFSTIAGIRLLFW; via the coding sequence GTGCCCCACCTTTCGCCCGCTGGATATGTCCTCGCCGTTGTGGCGGCGCTGTGCATCGGGCTGTCGAAATCCGGGTTCAGCGGCATCTCGCTCGTGTCGGTGGTGCTGTTCGCGGAGCTTTACGAGGCGAAGAACTCGGTGGGCCTCGCGCTGCCGCTGCTGATCGCCGCGGACCTGATGGCCTATCCGGCGTTCCGGAAGCACGGTTCGTGGAAGCCGGTGTGGGGGCTGCTGCTGCCGACCTTGGTCGGCCTGCTGATCGGCTGCGTGGTGCTCCATCACATGGATGACCATCAGCTCCGCCGGGCGATCGGCGTGTCCATCCTGGCCATGGTGGCGGTGCAATCGTCCCGCCGCCTGAGCCCGGAGGTCTACGACCGCTGGGCGCATTCCCGCGGCTGCGGCACCTTCGCGGGGCTCGCGGGCGGATTTTCCACGATGCTGGCGAATGCCGCGGGGCCGGTGATCCAGCTCTACCTGCTGGCGCGGCGGGTGCCCAAAATGGAGCTCATCGGCACCGGCGCGCGGTTCTTCCTGCTGGTGAACCTGATCAAGGTGCCGCTCAATGCCCAGCTCGCGACGATCACCACGGAAAGCCTGCTGGAGAACGCCAAGCTGGTGCCCGCCGTGGCGATCGGCGTGTTCGGCGGCCGCCGCCTGATCCGGCTGGTGCCGCAGCGTGCCTTCGAGTGGATGGTCGTCGGTTTCTCGACTATCGCCGGGATCCGGTTGCTGTTCTGGTGA
- a CDS encoding argininosuccinate synthase, producing the protein MKIVVAYSGGLDTSVLLKWLKEKYNAEIIAYCADVGQADELDGLEEKALTTGASKYYLGDLKEDFARDYIFPMIQAGAIYEGRYLLGTSIARPCIAKGMLEVALKEGADAIAHGATGKGNDQVRFELSAASLAPNVKCIAPWRDASFREEFPGRAEMIAYAETHGIPIKASMKKPYSMDRNLLHISFEAGMLEDPWYDATTEADREMYVLSVSPEEAPDAPEYVEILFDKGNAVGLKHDNLAALIAELGDVKVEGTKDGYTLLTPYGVMRVLNLLGGRNGVGRVDIVENRFVGMKSRGVYETPGGTILLAAHRDLEALTVDREAMFIRDGLIPKYAQLVYNGFWFAPEREAIQALVTETQKTVSGEVRVKLYKGNVMNAGRKSPHSLYSEAVATMEGGQEAAYNQDDATGFIALNALRLKASARQVK; encoded by the coding sequence ATGAAAATCGTCGTCGCGTATTCCGGAGGTCTCGACACCTCCGTCCTGCTCAAGTGGCTCAAGGAGAAGTACAACGCCGAGATCATCGCCTACTGTGCCGACGTCGGCCAGGCGGATGAACTCGACGGCCTTGAGGAAAAAGCCCTCACCACCGGGGCGTCGAAGTATTACCTCGGCGATCTGAAGGAAGACTTCGCCCGCGACTACATCTTCCCGATGATCCAGGCCGGTGCGATCTACGAAGGCCGCTACCTGCTCGGCACCTCGATCGCCCGCCCGTGCATCGCCAAGGGCATGCTGGAAGTCGCCCTCAAGGAAGGCGCCGACGCCATCGCCCACGGCGCCACCGGCAAGGGCAACGACCAGGTCCGTTTCGAACTTTCCGCCGCCTCGCTGGCCCCGAACGTGAAGTGCATCGCCCCGTGGCGCGACGCCTCCTTCCGCGAGGAATTCCCGGGCCGCGCCGAGATGATCGCCTATGCCGAAACCCACGGCATCCCGATCAAGGCTTCCATGAAGAAGCCCTACTCGATGGACCGCAACCTCCTCCACATCTCCTTCGAGGCCGGCATGCTCGAAGACCCGTGGTATGACGCCACCACCGAGGCGGACCGCGAGATGTACGTGCTCTCCGTTTCCCCGGAGGAAGCCCCGGATGCCCCGGAATACGTCGAGATCCTCTTCGACAAGGGCAACGCCGTGGGCCTCAAGCACGACAACCTCGCCGCCCTCATCGCCGAACTCGGCGACGTGAAGGTGGAAGGCACCAAGGACGGCTACACCCTGCTCACCCCCTACGGCGTGATGCGCGTGCTCAACCTCCTCGGCGGCCGCAACGGCGTGGGCCGCGTCGACATCGTGGAAAACCGCTTCGTGGGCATGAAGTCCCGCGGCGTCTACGAAACCCCGGGCGGCACCATCCTCCTCGCCGCGCACCGCGACCTGGAAGCCCTCACCGTGGACCGCGAGGCGATGTTCATCCGCGACGGCCTGATCCCGAAATACGCGCAGCTCGTCTACAACGGCTTCTGGTTCGCCCCGGAGCGCGAGGCCATCCAGGCGCTCGTCACCGAGACCCAGAAGACGGTCTCCGGCGAAGTGCGCGTGAAGCTCTACAAGGGCAACGTCATGAACGCCGGCCGCAAGTCCCCGCACAGCCTCTACTCCGAAGCCGTCGCCACCATGGAAGGCGGCCAGGAAGCGGCTTACAACCAGGACGACGCGACGGGCTTCATCGCCCTGAACGCCCTGCGCCTCAAGGCCAGCGCCCGCCAGGTGAAGTAA
- the pheS gene encoding phenylalanine--tRNA ligase subunit alpha: MKEQIDSIQAEALAAISAAADERSLDDARVAVLGKKGTLTLAAAGIKDVPKEDKAAVGQLLNAARSAITTALEEKQLAVREAADRAALAGIDITLPGRAVNAGSLHPLTILRDQAIGILRRMGFALAEGPEIEDEFHCFDALNTPADHPARNEKDTFYFDSGKLLRTHTSSVQVRTMEGQKPPVRIIAPGSAYRRDEIDATHLSVFNQLEGLYVAEDVSLPDLKGTLEYFFRELFGTETEVRFRPHFFPFTEPSFEIDVKLHAKGQAPRWIEVAGCGMVDPAVFEAISKARKDDAFDPAKVTGFAFGMGLDRLAMIRWGIKDIRLLIENDARFLKQFA, encoded by the coding sequence ATGAAGGAGCAAATCGATTCCATCCAGGCCGAGGCCCTCGCCGCCATTTCCGCCGCTGCCGACGAGCGTTCGCTCGACGATGCCCGCGTCGCCGTCCTCGGCAAGAAGGGCACGCTGACGCTGGCCGCCGCCGGCATCAAGGACGTGCCGAAGGAGGACAAGGCCGCCGTCGGCCAGCTCCTGAATGCCGCCCGCTCCGCCATCACCACCGCGCTGGAGGAAAAGCAGCTCGCCGTCCGCGAAGCCGCCGATCGCGCCGCGCTGGCCGGAATCGACATCACCCTGCCGGGCCGCGCGGTGAACGCCGGTTCGCTGCACCCGCTCACGATCCTGCGCGACCAGGCGATCGGCATCCTGCGCCGGATGGGCTTCGCCCTCGCCGAGGGGCCGGAGATCGAGGACGAGTTCCACTGCTTCGACGCCCTCAACACGCCCGCCGATCACCCGGCGCGCAACGAGAAGGACACCTTCTATTTCGACTCGGGCAAGCTGCTGCGCACCCACACCTCCAGCGTGCAGGTCCGCACCATGGAGGGCCAGAAGCCGCCGGTGCGCATCATCGCGCCCGGCTCGGCCTACCGCCGCGACGAGATCGACGCTACCCACCTGTCCGTCTTCAACCAGCTCGAAGGCCTGTACGTGGCCGAGGATGTCTCGCTGCCGGATCTCAAGGGCACGCTGGAATACTTCTTCCGCGAGCTGTTCGGCACGGAGACGGAGGTGCGTTTCCGCCCGCACTTCTTCCCCTTCACCGAGCCGAGCTTCGAGATCGACGTGAAGCTCCACGCCAAGGGGCAGGCCCCGCGTTGGATCGAGGTCGCGGGCTGCGGCATGGTCGATCCGGCCGTGTTCGAGGCGATCAGCAAGGCGCGGAAGGACGATGCCTTCGATCCCGCGAAGGTCACCGGCTTCGCCTTCGGCATGGGCCTCGACCGCTTGGCAATGATCCGCTGGGGCATCAAGGACATCCGCCTGCTGATCGAGAACGACGCGCGTTTCCTCAAGCAGTTCGCTTGA
- a CDS encoding nitric oxide synthase oxygenase, which produces MFVSTLDGCEIPGTFAADMQAAQTQEELTVMAKVAWRNNARCIGRLFWNTLEVLDAREARTADEVFEACVHHLRFSTNGGRIRSAATVFAAAEAGERGIRIWNRQFVRYAGYESGDGSVLGDPEQAAFTRRVIELGWQPPDEPGRFDVLPLVIEMPGQAPKWYELPPDAVMEVEISHPDLPWFADLGLCWHAVPVISDMALEGEGFRYPACPFSGYYMGTEIGSRNFGDEKRYNLLPVIADRMGLDRSLRRMLWKDRALVELNTAVLHSFREAGVTIVDHHTASLQFMQHLQKESECGRKVPGDWSWLVPPMSGSACPVFHRYYDGDQPGPAFVEQTGWE; this is translated from the coding sequence TTGTTCGTCTCCACGCTGGACGGTTGCGAAATCCCGGGCACGTTCGCCGCGGACATGCAGGCCGCGCAGACACAGGAGGAGCTCACCGTCATGGCGAAGGTCGCTTGGCGGAACAATGCCCGCTGCATCGGCCGCTTGTTCTGGAACACGCTGGAGGTTCTCGATGCCCGGGAGGCCCGCACGGCGGACGAGGTGTTCGAGGCCTGCGTCCATCATCTGCGGTTTTCGACGAATGGCGGGCGCATCCGTTCCGCTGCCACGGTATTTGCCGCCGCGGAAGCGGGGGAGCGTGGGATCCGGATCTGGAACCGCCAGTTCGTCCGCTATGCGGGCTATGAGTCCGGGGATGGTAGCGTGCTGGGTGATCCCGAGCAGGCGGCGTTCACGCGCCGGGTGATCGAGCTGGGCTGGCAGCCGCCGGACGAGCCGGGGCGTTTCGACGTCCTGCCGCTGGTGATCGAGATGCCGGGGCAGGCGCCGAAATGGTATGAGCTGCCGCCGGACGCGGTGATGGAGGTGGAGATCAGTCATCCGGATCTGCCGTGGTTCGCGGATCTCGGGCTGTGCTGGCACGCGGTGCCGGTGATCTCGGACATGGCGCTGGAGGGGGAGGGGTTCCGGTATCCGGCCTGTCCGTTCAGCGGCTATTACATGGGCACCGAGATCGGGTCGCGTAATTTCGGGGACGAGAAGCGCTACAACCTGCTGCCGGTCATCGCCGACCGGATGGGGCTGGATCGTTCTCTGCGGCGGATGCTGTGGAAGGACCGGGCGCTGGTGGAGCTGAACACCGCCGTGCTGCATTCGTTCCGCGAGGCCGGGGTGACCATCGTCGACCACCACACCGCCTCGCTCCAGTTCATGCAGCACCTCCAGAAGGAATCGGAGTGCGGGCGGAAGGTGCCGGGCGATTGGTCGTGGCTGGTGCCGCCGATGTCCGGCTCCGCCTGCCCGGTGTTCCACCGCTATTACGACGGCGACCAGCCGGGCCCGGCGTTTGTGGAGCAAACTGGCTGGGAGTAG